One window of the Leptospira ryugenii genome contains the following:
- the rpsQ gene encoding 30S ribosomal protein S17 → MEDKNAKKSLTIQGVVVSDSMDKTVVIEVITRKVHPRFKKIMTKTSRVKVHDEKNECQVGDRIVAVETRPLSKQKHHKLLKVLEKAKLV, encoded by the coding sequence ATGGAAGATAAGAACGCAAAAAAGTCGCTTACCATCCAAGGTGTTGTCGTCAGTGATTCTATGGATAAAACCGTAGTCATCGAAGTGATCACAAGAAAGGTGCATCCTAGATTTAAAAAGATCATGACAAAGACCTCTAGAGTAAAGGTACACGATGAGAAGAATGAGTGTCAGGTAGGCGACCGTATCGTTGCAGTCGAAACTCGACCTCTGAGTAAACAAAAGCACCATAAGTTATTAAAGGTGCTAGAGAAGGCTAAACTAGTATGA
- the rplN gene encoding 50S ribosomal protein L14, whose protein sequence is MIQQETILQVADNSGVKKVMCVKVLGGSKKRYATLGDEIIVAVKDAQPAYGLRDGQGKKVHNKAVQRAVVVRTKKEVRRPDGTYIRFDDNAVAIIDDKGNPKGTRIFGPVARELRDKKYMKIISLAPEVL, encoded by the coding sequence ATGATTCAACAAGAAACTATTTTGCAAGTTGCCGACAACTCGGGTGTGAAAAAAGTCATGTGCGTCAAAGTGTTAGGTGGCTCAAAAAAGAGATACGCAACACTTGGCGACGAGATAATTGTAGCCGTTAAGGATGCGCAACCTGCTTACGGCTTACGAGATGGTCAGGGAAAGAAAGTTCACAACAAAGCAGTTCAAAGAGCGGTTGTCGTGCGAACCAAAAAGGAAGTGAGACGACCTGACGGAACGTATATTCGCTTTGATGACAATGCAGTTGCAATCATCGATGATAAAGGAAATCCCAAAGGCACAAGGATCTTTGGACCAGTCGCAAGAGAGCTTCGTGACAAGAAGTATATGAAGATCATTTCTCTTGCACCGGAGGTTTTATAA
- the rplX gene encoding 50S ribosomal protein L24 — MATKLPYRGSEPVKFKKTKIKKDDEVLVIAGKEKGKKGKVLAIDKRRDRVYIEGVNKRRRYVRPTQENPQGGSIEIEFPIHISNVMFHDAKAENKAKPKKKIKGVRLGFLKKDGKSARVTRPEGKEI; from the coding sequence ATGGCGACAAAATTACCTTACAGAGGTTCTGAGCCAGTTAAATTCAAAAAAACCAAAATCAAAAAAGACGATGAGGTTTTGGTCATTGCGGGCAAAGAGAAAGGAAAAAAGGGCAAAGTATTGGCGATTGATAAGCGTCGTGATCGTGTTTACATTGAAGGTGTAAACAAAAGACGAAGATACGTCCGCCCGACACAAGAGAACCCACAAGGTGGTTCGATTGAGATCGAATTCCCGATTCATATCTCTAATGTTATGTTTCATGATGCAAAGGCAGAAAACAAGGCGAAACCAAAGAAGAAAATTAAAGGTGTACGCTTAGGGTTTCTGAAGAAAGATGGAAAATCAGCACGGGTCACAAGACCTGAAGGGAAAGAGATTTAA
- the rplE gene encoding 50S ribosomal protein L5: MVPRLKEKYEKVIRPNLQKELGFKSVMRVPKLEKIVINVGMGEAHTNPKAMEACLEEIGQITGQKPVKTFAKKSIAGFKVREGMVLGCKVTLRGHYMYEFLDRFINIALPRVRDFRGVSPKGFDGRGNYNLSVKEQIIFPEIHFDKINTIYGINITFVTNTENDKEAYELFQAFGMPYRTAGAK; the protein is encoded by the coding sequence ATGGTACCTAGGCTTAAAGAAAAATACGAAAAAGTCATTCGTCCCAACCTTCAGAAAGAGCTCGGTTTTAAGAGCGTAATGAGAGTTCCGAAATTAGAAAAAATCGTGATCAACGTCGGAATGGGCGAAGCACATACAAATCCAAAGGCTATGGAAGCTTGTTTGGAAGAGATAGGGCAGATCACAGGCCAGAAGCCAGTGAAAACTTTTGCTAAAAAGTCCATTGCGGGTTTTAAAGTGAGAGAAGGTATGGTGCTCGGCTGTAAGGTTACGCTTCGTGGCCATTACATGTATGAATTTTTGGATCGTTTCATCAACATCGCCCTCCCAAGGGTAAGGGACTTTCGAGGCGTAAGCCCAAAAGGTTTTGATGGGCGTGGGAATTACAACCTTTCCGTAAAGGAACAAATCATTTTTCCTGAGATCCACTTCGACAAGATCAATACGATCTATGGTATCAACATCACCTTTGTCACGAACACTGAAAATGACAAAGAAGCATACGAATTATTTCAAGCCTTCGGCATGCCTTATCGCACAGCCGGAGCAAAATAG
- a CDS encoding type Z 30S ribosomal protein S14, producing the protein MAKKSMMERHAKKQKFKVREYNRCPLCGRSRAYLRRFDMCRLCFRDLASKAQIPGVKKSSW; encoded by the coding sequence ATGGCGAAAAAATCAATGATGGAGCGCCACGCGAAGAAACAAAAATTCAAGGTGAGAGAGTACAATCGCTGTCCACTTTGCGGTAGATCGCGTGCCTATTTGCGAAGATTCGATATGTGTCGTTTATGCTTCCGCGACTTAGCGAGCAAAGCGCAGATCCCTGGCGTTAAAAAATCCTCTTGGTAG
- the rpsH gene encoding 30S ribosomal protein S8, translating into MSLSDPIADMLTRIRNAQQAKHESCVIPGSKIKKSILELLKEEGFVEDIQTVKNGSFDDFQVKLKYDENKRPVIRMIERVSTPGRRVYIQSSEIRPFRNNIGTMILSTSKGVMTGKRARKLKVGGEVLCKVF; encoded by the coding sequence ATGAGTCTTTCAGATCCAATAGCAGATATGTTAACAAGAATCCGTAACGCGCAGCAGGCGAAGCATGAGTCCTGCGTGATTCCGGGAAGCAAAATAAAGAAGTCTATCCTAGAGCTTTTAAAAGAGGAAGGTTTCGTTGAAGACATCCAAACCGTAAAAAACGGAAGTTTTGATGATTTTCAAGTAAAACTGAAGTATGATGAGAACAAACGTCCTGTGATCAGAATGATAGAACGTGTTTCGACTCCTGGTAGAAGGGTCTACATCCAATCTTCGGAAATACGTCCTTTCCGAAATAATATAGGAACTATGATCCTTTCTACTTCGAAGGGAGTGATGACAGGAAAAAGAGCAAGAAAACTCAAGGTAGGAGGTGAAGTTCTTTGTAAGGTATTCTAA
- the rplF gene encoding 50S ribosomal protein L6 produces MSRVGKSIIKLPPKVEVKADTSSITVKGPLGELKSPIFEGVSAKVENGELVFSRNSEDQKTVALHGLVRSLAMNSVKGVTTGWEKNLEITGVGYRAQKRGKDLVMNLGYSHEVVFPEPNGIKIEVTDQLKIKVTGIDRQLVGQVAADIRSKRPPEPYKGKGVKYSDEYIRRKAGKTGKK; encoded by the coding sequence ATGTCCCGAGTTGGTAAAAGTATTATTAAATTGCCTCCTAAGGTGGAGGTTAAGGCTGATACAAGTTCAATCACTGTAAAAGGACCTTTAGGTGAATTAAAATCACCAATTTTCGAAGGTGTTTCTGCAAAGGTTGAGAACGGAGAGCTTGTGTTCTCCCGAAACAGCGAAGACCAAAAAACTGTCGCTCTCCACGGTTTGGTGCGATCACTCGCCATGAACAGTGTGAAAGGAGTGACAACAGGTTGGGAAAAGAACCTAGAAATTACTGGTGTTGGTTACCGAGCGCAAAAGCGCGGTAAAGACCTTGTGATGAACTTGGGATATTCCCATGAAGTTGTCTTCCCTGAGCCAAATGGCATTAAAATTGAGGTCACTGACCAGTTAAAGATCAAAGTAACAGGGATCGATCGCCAGTTAGTGGGTCAAGTTGCTGCAGACATTCGTTCCAAGAGACCACCTGAGCCTTACAAAGGGAAGGGTGTTAAGTACAGTGATGAATACATCAGACGTAAAGCCGGAAAAACTGGTAAGAAGTAG
- the rplR gene encoding 50S ribosomal protein L18: MINKTAKNIQRKRRTERVRFKLKANSSRPRLVFNKSNKYLTAQIIDDSKGITLVYATTFAKDFPAHENSKKSKAAATQLGKVIAEKAKKAGLSQVVLDRSGMVYHGRIAAFADSAREGGLEF; encoded by the coding sequence ATGATCAATAAAACAGCAAAGAACATTCAAAGAAAACGAAGAACTGAAAGAGTTCGCTTCAAATTGAAAGCGAATTCTTCTCGCCCTAGACTCGTATTCAATAAATCAAACAAATACCTTACTGCTCAGATTATCGATGACAGTAAAGGGATCACATTGGTGTATGCGACCACATTTGCAAAGGATTTCCCTGCTCATGAAAATTCCAAAAAGAGCAAGGCGGCTGCAACTCAATTAGGAAAGGTGATTGCGGAAAAGGCAAAAAAAGCAGGTCTTTCCCAAGTGGTTTTAGATCGATCGGGAATGGTTTACCACGGCCGGATCGCAGCTTTTGCAGACTCTGCAAGAGAAGGTGGGTTGGAGTTCTAG
- the rpsE gene encoding 30S ribosomal protein S5: protein MLEEETKEFTEKVVKIDRVAKVVKGGRRFSFNALSVVGDSKGKVGIGFGKANEVPDAIRKSIESAKKNLKSIHFIGHTVPHDVIGSFKSARVILKPASPGTGIIAGASVRSVLERAGVQDVLTKSWGSSNPMNIVKATMDALQQLETPSMAVKRRGVSLKHLFGQDL, encoded by the coding sequence ATGTTAGAAGAAGAAACAAAAGAGTTCACAGAGAAAGTAGTAAAGATTGACCGAGTAGCGAAAGTGGTTAAGGGGGGACGTCGGTTCTCTTTCAACGCCCTTTCTGTGGTTGGTGACTCTAAAGGTAAAGTTGGTATTGGGTTTGGAAAAGCAAATGAAGTACCGGACGCCATTCGTAAGTCCATAGAATCTGCAAAGAAGAACTTAAAATCTATACATTTTATCGGACATACTGTACCTCACGACGTGATTGGTAGCTTTAAATCTGCTCGAGTGATCCTAAAACCTGCATCTCCTGGAACAGGAATTATTGCAGGTGCATCTGTTCGCTCTGTTTTGGAGAGAGCGGGTGTTCAAGACGTACTCACTAAGTCTTGGGGATCTTCTAATCCTATGAACATTGTGAAAGCAACCATGGATGCTTTGCAACAATTGGAAACTCCTTCTATGGCAGTGAAGCGTAGGGGAGTTAGCCTAAAACACTTGTTTGGGCAAGATTTATAA
- the rpmD gene encoding 50S ribosomal protein L30, whose product MEEVLVTQQKSSIGVLPIHRQTLIALGLKKKGQTRKHKVTPQIQGMLRQVGYLLKIEKVK is encoded by the coding sequence ATGGAAGAAGTACTTGTGACACAACAAAAGAGTTCCATCGGAGTTTTGCCTATCCATAGACAGACTCTGATTGCATTGGGCCTAAAAAAGAAAGGCCAGACAAGAAAGCACAAGGTAACCCCCCAAATTCAGGGAATGCTCCGACAAGTTGGTTACCTGCTCAAGATAGAAAAGGTAAAATAA
- the rplO gene encoding 50S ribosomal protein L15 produces the protein MAEKERIERARGFGKKRPKKSTSLGNKNLVPIPKGAKTAKKRVGQGPGSGMGKTSTRGSKGQRARAASMKRGFEGGQMPLHKRLPKRGFRNIFSSVYQPVNLLVIAKAGLFGEISPALLREKRLIKSETGLIKLLATGELSQAITITVDGASQSAIAKVEKAGGKVIIREKKAVEKKNA, from the coding sequence ATGGCAGAGAAAGAAAGAATCGAGCGCGCTCGCGGTTTTGGGAAAAAAAGACCCAAAAAGAGTACTTCCCTCGGTAACAAAAACCTCGTCCCGATTCCAAAGGGTGCAAAAACAGCCAAAAAAAGGGTAGGGCAAGGGCCAGGATCGGGTATGGGGAAAACCTCTACTCGAGGTTCAAAAGGCCAAAGGGCAAGAGCTGCCTCCATGAAAAGAGGTTTTGAAGGTGGACAGATGCCACTCCACAAACGCCTCCCCAAACGTGGTTTCCGAAATATATTCTCTAGCGTATACCAACCTGTAAATCTATTGGTGATTGCAAAAGCTGGTTTGTTCGGTGAGATTTCTCCTGCTCTCCTTCGTGAGAAGCGTTTGATCAAATCGGAAACAGGTTTAATCAAATTACTTGCAACTGGTGAATTGAGCCAAGCGATCACAATTACAGTAGATGGTGCTTCACAATCAGCAATCGCGAAAGTTGAGAAAGCTGGTGGAAAGGTCATCATCAGAGAAAAGAAAGCTGTAGAGAAGAAAAACGCATAA
- the secY gene encoding preprotein translocase subunit SecY, producing MFQTIANIFRIPELRSKIFFTIGMLLLFRMGTHVTIPGINSLIVTGITADPSEGFLGMVDLFAGGALLKFSIFALGIMPYISSSIIMQLVMVLIPSLQKLQKEGDEGRKKIQQYTKYGTLILCAVQSLAVIQLANSWSTGSGNAPAKYPGLISPSVDAYFLPLAMVSITTGTVLLIWLGEQITERGIGNGISLIIFAGIIGRMPEALIAMFTSDTSDALSILILLIIFIVLIALTVILTQGVRRVPLNYGKQMVGRKMVQARSQSIPFKVNSANVMPIIFASSLILFPQTIIQWLSSKGGQWAGWAVIMDYFNPFSQIWYHALFYYVIYTSLIIFFAYFYTAIQFNPQELADNLKKYGGFIPGVRPGTQTKEMIEKILNRITLPGALFLAGLALAPYLIIKFLNLGSNTGGGTLVYTFGGTSLLIMVGVALETLKQIEAQLLMRNYEGFMKKTKIKGRA from the coding sequence ATGTTCCAAACAATTGCTAACATATTCAGAATCCCAGAACTAAGATCGAAAATCTTTTTTACCATAGGTATGCTGTTGCTCTTCAGGATGGGGACTCATGTCACGATTCCTGGCATCAATAGTTTGATCGTCACTGGGATCACCGCCGACCCGAGTGAAGGATTTTTGGGTATGGTAGACTTGTTTGCAGGTGGCGCTCTTCTTAAGTTTTCGATCTTTGCCTTGGGGATTATGCCCTACATCTCCTCCTCTATCATCATGCAGCTTGTCATGGTGCTCATTCCCTCTTTGCAAAAACTGCAAAAGGAAGGTGATGAGGGCAGAAAGAAAATACAACAGTATACAAAGTACGGCACATTGATCCTCTGTGCGGTTCAGTCCCTTGCCGTGATCCAGCTTGCCAATTCTTGGTCAACTGGTTCGGGAAATGCTCCAGCAAAGTACCCTGGTTTGATCAGTCCTTCTGTGGATGCATATTTCTTACCTTTGGCGATGGTTTCCATCACGACAGGTACCGTGCTACTTATATGGTTGGGAGAACAAATCACGGAGCGTGGTATTGGCAATGGAATTTCTTTGATTATCTTTGCGGGTATCATTGGACGGATGCCTGAAGCCTTGATTGCTATGTTTACTTCGGATACTTCCGATGCACTTTCCATTTTGATCCTTTTAATTATCTTTATCGTCTTGATCGCATTAACGGTGATACTTACCCAAGGTGTACGCCGAGTTCCTTTGAACTATGGAAAGCAGATGGTGGGGCGCAAGATGGTACAGGCGAGAAGTCAGTCCATTCCGTTCAAGGTCAATAGTGCAAATGTGATGCCTATTATCTTTGCCTCTTCTTTGATTCTCTTTCCTCAAACCATCATCCAGTGGCTTTCCTCCAAGGGCGGGCAGTGGGCTGGTTGGGCAGTGATTATGGATTATTTCAATCCATTTTCTCAAATTTGGTACCATGCACTTTTTTATTATGTAATCTATACATCTCTGATTATCTTCTTTGCCTATTTTTACACAGCAATCCAGTTCAACCCCCAAGAGCTTGCGGACAACTTGAAAAAGTATGGTGGATTTATCCCTGGTGTTCGCCCTGGGACCCAGACCAAGGAAATGATTGAAAAGATCTTAAATCGCATCACTCTTCCTGGCGCACTCTTCTTAGCTGGCCTTGCTTTAGCCCCTTATTTAATCATCAAGTTTTTAAACTTGGGTTCAAACACAGGTGGCGGTACTTTGGTTTACACTTTTGGTGGAACATCACTTTTAATTATGGTCGGTGTGGCACTTGAGACTTTAAAACAGATTGAAGCTCAACTCCTCATGCGTAATTATGAAGGTTTCATGAAGAAGACAAAAATCAAAGGCAGAGCGTAA
- a CDS encoding adenylate kinase — translation MKRLIFMGPPGAGKGTQADIIKERFQIPQISTGDILRSAVKNGTKMGLEAKKYMDAGDLVPDAVVIGIIRDRLVESDCANGFILDGFPRTVEQAKALEGILKELHMELDSVVNLDVPDDELVKRLLGRAIKEGRSDDNEETIKNRLHTYNTKTLPLIDFYRGTGILRQINGLGSMDEITNAILKQIQ, via the coding sequence ATGAAACGACTGATTTTTATGGGCCCTCCGGGGGCCGGAAAGGGCACACAAGCAGATATCATTAAAGAACGGTTTCAGATCCCCCAGATCTCGACTGGTGACATCCTCCGCTCTGCAGTTAAAAACGGAACGAAAATGGGTTTAGAGGCGAAAAAATATATGGACGCCGGAGACCTGGTTCCAGATGCTGTCGTTATCGGCATTATCCGCGACCGTTTGGTTGAGTCGGATTGTGCGAATGGATTCATACTGGATGGATTTCCTCGGACGGTGGAGCAAGCAAAAGCTCTCGAAGGAATCCTCAAAGAGCTCCACATGGAGCTCGACTCCGTTGTCAACCTAGACGTTCCTGACGATGAACTCGTAAAACGTTTGCTAGGTAGAGCGATCAAAGAAGGACGCTCGGATGACAACGAAGAGACCATCAAAAACCGTCTGCATACTTACAACACCAAAACTTTGCCCCTGATCGATTTTTATCGTGGAACAGGTATCCTTCGGCAAATCAATGGCTTGGGAAGTATGGATGAAATCACAAATGCAATCTTAAAGCAGATTCAATAG
- the infA gene encoding translation initiation factor IF-1, producing the protein MAKEEAITIDGTVLEPLPNAMFRVELENGHKVLAHISGKMRMHYIRILPGDKVTVELSPYDLTKGRITYRKK; encoded by the coding sequence CTGGCTAAGGAAGAAGCAATCACGATCGATGGCACGGTTTTAGAGCCGCTCCCAAATGCCATGTTTCGAGTGGAACTGGAAAACGGTCATAAAGTTTTGGCCCACATTTCAGGAAAGATGCGTATGCATTACATTCGTATCTTACCTGGTGACAAGGTTACCGTCGAGCTTTCACCTTATGACCTCACCAAGGGTAGAATCACATACAGGAAGAAATAG
- the rpmJ gene encoding 50S ribosomal protein L36, translating to MKVRASVKKICSECKVIRRKGVIRVICTNPKHKQRQR from the coding sequence ATGAAAGTTAGAGCATCAGTGAAAAAGATTTGTTCCGAATGCAAAGTCATTCGCAGAAAAGGTGTGATCCGAGTGATCTGCACGAACCCAAAACACAAACAAAGGCAAAGATAG
- the rpsM gene encoding 30S ribosomal protein S13: protein MARIAGVDLPSNKRIVIGLTYVYGIGKSSSEKILKKAGIDESIRVKDLSDEQEASIRRVIEEGFQVEGDLRSEVNLNIKRLMDVGCYRGLRHRRGLPVNGQRTRTNARTRKGVKKTVANKKKVTK, encoded by the coding sequence ATGGCACGTATTGCAGGTGTAGATTTACCTTCCAACAAAAGAATCGTAATCGGTTTAACCTATGTATATGGGATTGGAAAGTCTTCCTCTGAGAAGATTTTGAAAAAAGCCGGGATTGACGAGAGCATTCGAGTGAAAGACCTAAGCGATGAACAAGAAGCATCGATTCGTAGGGTGATCGAAGAGGGCTTTCAAGTAGAAGGGGACCTTCGTTCCGAAGTGAACCTCAACATCAAACGATTGATGGATGTTGGGTGTTACCGTGGCCTCAGACATAGAAGAGGCTTACCTGTAAACGGCCAAAGAACCAGAACCAACGCGAGGACTCGTAAAGGAGTCAAGAAGACCGTTGCGAACAAGAAAAAGGTAACTAAATAG
- the rpsK gene encoding 30S ribosomal protein S11, whose protein sequence is MAEKETKGKKETKKVKKKEKKNVPRGKVYIQASFNNTIVSVTDMAGNVISWSSSGMMGFRGSKKSTPYAAQIAATNAAEKAIEAAGLSEVDVMVSGPGIGRESAIRSLTTKGLAVKLIKDVTPLPHNGCRPRKRRRV, encoded by the coding sequence ATGGCTGAAAAAGAAACGAAAGGCAAAAAAGAAACCAAGAAAGTAAAGAAGAAAGAGAAAAAGAATGTACCGAGAGGTAAGGTCTATATCCAGGCTTCTTTTAATAACACCATCGTCTCCGTAACAGATATGGCAGGAAACGTGATCTCTTGGTCTTCTTCTGGAATGATGGGATTCCGTGGTTCTAAAAAATCAACTCCCTATGCGGCTCAAATTGCGGCAACAAATGCTGCTGAAAAAGCCATTGAGGCTGCTGGTCTATCCGAAGTGGACGTAATGGTTTCTGGACCAGGCATTGGCCGCGAATCAGCAATCCGTTCCCTCACCACAAAAGGTCTCGCTGTAAAATTAATCAAAGATGTCACCCCGCTTCCACACAATGGATGCAGACCTAGAAAAAGAAGAAGAGTGTAA
- the rpsD gene encoding 30S ribosomal protein S4: MARYRGPVAKLMRREGLNLFLKNSHTLHKEKSSLEKRKYPPGLPPKKKGKVTEYGAQLREKQKVKRAYGVLEKQFRRYFEEASHTPGIPGENLLQFLERRLDNVLYRLGFAVTRRQARNFVAHRHILVNGNRVDICSYRVNVGDKIEIRDKFQKSPFIEENIKLAQAINKTVSWLSVNFSNFSGEVLSLPTREHIDLPIKEQVIVELYSK, encoded by the coding sequence ATGGCACGTTATAGAGGTCCTGTTGCGAAATTAATGAGAAGAGAGGGTTTGAATCTCTTCTTAAAAAATAGCCACACATTGCATAAAGAAAAGTCCTCTCTCGAAAAGAGGAAATACCCTCCAGGTCTTCCTCCCAAGAAGAAAGGAAAGGTAACGGAATATGGCGCTCAGCTTCGCGAAAAACAAAAAGTGAAGAGAGCCTACGGAGTTCTGGAAAAACAATTCCGACGTTATTTTGAAGAAGCATCGCACACCCCAGGAATTCCTGGTGAAAACTTACTCCAGTTTCTCGAAAGAAGGTTGGACAATGTTTTGTATCGTTTGGGTTTTGCGGTAACACGCCGACAAGCGAGAAACTTTGTTGCCCATAGACACATTCTAGTAAATGGAAACCGTGTAGATATTTGTTCTTATCGTGTAAACGTCGGTGACAAAATTGAAATCCGAGACAAATTCCAAAAGTCTCCTTTCATCGAAGAAAACATCAAACTAGCGCAAGCAATCAATAAGACTGTTTCCTGGTTAAGTGTTAACTTTTCAAATTTTTCAGGTGAAGTGCTTTCGCTTCCGACAAGAGAACACATAGATCTTCCAATCAAAGAACAAGTGATTGTGGAATTGTATTCTAAGTAG
- a CDS encoding DNA-directed RNA polymerase subunit alpha, whose product MSPKNLLKGFKRPKKIEFTTDVNTANYGKFVAEPFERGIGTTIGNSLRRTLMSSIEGAAISAIRIEGVTHEFAYVEGVAEDVTRIILNLKQVRIKYEPEDKEASKVIHIELKGAGYFRAGDLAVDSSIEIMNPDLHIATLNEDANIIMDLEIQRGRGYIPAEDKKKEIEVLGTIPIDSIFSPIQKVLFEVSETRVAQRSDYEKLTLEVWTDGSVSPEDAVAQAAKILKDHLTVFINFEEEVEEEEEELDEADEKLKASLSKHVEELELSVRSTNVLRSLEIDFIGELVKRSEEEMTKSKHYSEQSLAELKAKLSSLGLSFGMRDF is encoded by the coding sequence TTGTCCCCTAAGAATTTATTAAAAGGCTTTAAAAGACCAAAGAAAATCGAATTCACAACAGATGTGAATACTGCCAACTACGGAAAGTTTGTCGCAGAGCCATTTGAGCGTGGCATTGGTACAACCATTGGAAACTCATTGAGAAGAACACTTATGAGTTCAATCGAAGGGGCAGCCATCTCTGCCATTCGTATTGAGGGAGTTACGCATGAATTTGCGTATGTGGAAGGTGTGGCAGAAGACGTCACAAGGATTATCCTAAACCTAAAACAAGTCCGCATTAAGTACGAACCAGAAGACAAAGAAGCAAGTAAAGTCATTCACATCGAGTTGAAAGGTGCTGGTTACTTCCGTGCTGGAGATTTGGCAGTGGATTCTTCTATCGAAATAATGAATCCGGACCTGCACATTGCGACTTTAAACGAAGATGCAAATATCATTATGGATTTAGAAATCCAAAGAGGCCGTGGATACATCCCTGCTGAGGACAAAAAGAAGGAAATAGAAGTATTGGGAACCATCCCTATCGATTCTATTTTCTCGCCAATCCAAAAGGTTCTTTTTGAAGTTTCTGAAACTCGCGTAGCCCAAAGATCTGATTATGAAAAGCTAACTCTAGAGGTTTGGACCGATGGTTCTGTATCCCCAGAGGATGCGGTCGCGCAAGCAGCAAAGATTCTAAAAGACCACTTAACTGTTTTCATTAACTTCGAAGAAGAAGTTGAGGAAGAAGAAGAAGAATTAGATGAAGCAGATGAAAAATTAAAAGCCTCCCTTTCCAAACACGTGGAAGAGTTGGAGCTCTCTGTGCGTTCTACGAATGTATTGAGAAGTTTGGAAATTGATTTCATCGGAGAATTAGTTAAACGTAGTGAAGAGGAAATGACTAAGTCAAAGCATTACAGCGAACAGAGTTTGGCTGAGTTAAAGGCAAAGTTGTCTTCCTTAGGACTTTCATTTGGAATGAGAGATTTTTAA
- the rplQ gene encoding 50S ribosomal protein L17 codes for MNKRNKVKQLNRSADHRKAMIQNMVISLLRHERIESSIAKLKVARSYAERVISRAKRNLDANLANLDEKKKQETILHNTRYLHTHLGDQEIVNKLLSDLSNRYASRVGGYTRIIRLVNRQSDNTEMGILELVDRKTQAELKDETKQKRTKTAPAKAKPEKKEKKAAKAK; via the coding sequence ATGAATAAAAGAAATAAAGTAAAGCAACTCAATCGATCTGCTGACCACAGGAAAGCGATGATCCAGAATATGGTGATCTCTCTACTTCGCCATGAGCGTATAGAATCTTCTATAGCAAAGCTAAAGGTAGCTAGATCCTATGCTGAGAGAGTGATCTCCAGAGCAAAACGAAACCTAGACGCAAATTTAGCCAACCTTGACGAAAAGAAAAAACAAGAGACTATTTTGCACAACACCCGTTATTTGCACACACATTTGGGAGACCAAGAGATCGTGAATAAACTGCTTAGCGATCTTTCCAATCGGTATGCATCAAGAGTTGGTGGTTACACTCGTATCATTCGTTTGGTGAACCGACAATCCGATAACACAGAAATGGGCATATTGGAACTTGTTGATAGAAAGACCCAAGCGGAGTTGAAAGACGAGACAAAGCAAAAACGAACGAAAACAGCGCCTGCAAAAGCAAAGCCTGAGAAGAAAGAGAAAAAGGCCGCCAAAGCCAAATAA